The sequence ATCCCCGCGGCGTTGCCGATGATCAGCGGCGGTGCAATGATGCCGCCGTACATGGTCAATACATGCTGCAGCCCATAGGCGAAGGTCTTCCCAAAAGGAAGGCGCATGTCTTCAGGCCGGGGGCTTTTGATAGATTCATTGTGCGTAGCGCTCAAGGCTGACCTCCTACGTCAGTCGCTGCCAAAGTGATGCCGGCGTTGCCGCGCCGGCATCACTTCAACGCCGTCAGGTTAGGCAAATGCCGGGATATTGGACCAGATTGGGTGATTCGACTCGGTCTCCTCGCGGGTGATGGTCGCTTCGATCAGCCCATAGGGGCGGTCAGCGGCGAAGAAGACTTCGTTCGGGTTATCCTGCCCGAAAGCGTCCAAATCAACGAGGAAATGGTGCTTGTTCGGCAGTGACATCCTGATCTCGGCTATTTCCGGATGTGCTTCGAGTACCGCCTTGCCCATCTGGAACATGCTCTGCTGCAGTGCGTATGAATGGGTGCTGGCGAAGCGCGTGAGCAAGAGGTTGCGCACCGAGGCGTAGACTCCATCGAAGTCGATGCCCGCTTCGAGGCCCTGATCGGTGTAGCGCCAGCGGGCAGTCACGTCGGTGGCCAGGATGCGGTCTGTGGTTTCCTTCAGGACCGTATATTTGTCCACCGGGAAACCGTGGAATTCGCTGCCCGTGGATTTGAGCACGGTGAGGTCCTCCAAGCCGGCCACAATGGACTTTTTGCCGTCGTCGCCGATTTCCAGCACCGCTGTGCGGACCTCCGACTTGTTCTGCGAGAACGCATGGTCATGGTCGTTGATGCGATCCCAGAAGAATTGCTGGGCTGCCCAGCGACCTCCGGTGACCCAATCGAACGAGCCGGTGAAGTGCTCACCGAGCTGGAGAAGGAATTCCTCCACGGTGCCAACGCCATTGCGGGCCAGTCCGTAGACGGTGTTTTTCTGGGTGTCGGTGGCAACGACATGTGAGTTGTCGCCATCGATGTGGGCCGCGGTGAAGTCGCCATGCAGCTGGCTGGTGACGTTCAGGTCCTGGATCTGATGACGAGGGGTGTCGCGGGTGATCTTGACCAGGCGGACTTCAGCCTTGCCGTATTGATTGGATCCGAGCACGATCTTGGTGTCGGTTGGGGCGGTGGTTTCGATAGTCATTTTCTAACTCCCTCGGTACGTGGAATATGCGAACGGGCTGATAAGAAGGGGTACGTGGTAATGCTCGGCGACATCATTGACGAAGAAGTCGATTGTTACCGCGGGGAAGAAGGTTTCCGTTCCCTGCTTCCCGAAGTAGGCTCCGGTTTCAAAGGAAATCCGGTAGTGGCCGGCTTCAACCTGCACCGGTCCGAGGTTCTTGATGCGGCCGTCCGCATCGGTGGAACCTGAACCGATTTCTTGCCAGCCGGATGCGCTCTTGGCTTCCAGCATGGCCTTGACACCGGAGGCAGGCCTCCCGGTCCCGGTGTCGAGAATATGGGTAGTGATCTGGCTGCGTTCTTCGTTGGCAGCTGGCATGATTTCATCTCCTAGATTTTTGGAGGGCATTGAGGCGTGCACGGGGATGGTCTTGGCACCGGTCTAGTCCTGAACGGAGTCCTTGAGGCGCAGGACAGCAATCTGGCGCAACTGCTCGCCTACTTCGCGAAGTTCATTTTCTTCGTCATTCCCCAGACGGCGTTCGCATTCGGCCAGGATTTCTTCAGTGCTTCGCCCGGCGGCTCGGATGAGGAAGACTCTGTTGAAGCGCTGTTCGTAAGCGCGGTTAGCGGCTTCCAGGCGTTCGGAGGCATCGCCGTCCAGCTTGAGGCTGGCTTGCTCGCCACGGGAGAGGTCCGCCTCCCTGCTCGCTCCAGGGGCCCGTTCTCCGATCCGCGGATGATGGGCCAGTGCCGCGGAAATTTCGCCGGGGCTGAAGGCCGAAACATGCTGGAGCGCGAATGAGGACAGCGCGTGAAGGCTGTGGAAGGGGCGGGCAGAAACAAGTGTGTCGATCCAGCGATCGAGGTCAACGCAGGGGCGCAAGAAGTTGGCGGCCTCGCCTGCGGGCAATTCATTGAATACGTCTAAGCGCATCGGGTGATCAGCTCTTTTCAAACGGTCGTTCTTTCCACGGACCTTGGCTGAACACCCTTAACCACCGAATAATCATCTCGGCTTCGACTCGATGCTGGTTTCGTGGAACCTTGTGACACCACTGTAATCCAGCTCACAGCATGGTAGTCAAGGGGAATTGGAAAAATTTTTAACAAGTGCGACTTTAGGCAGGATTCCGTATCGCGGATAAAGAATTTTGCGCATTACTATTGCCAACATCACCATCCGGCATCCATACTGGTTTCACAAAACAGAAGATGCCTTCCGCAATACGAAAACTTTGAACTGCAAAGGAGGGTCGCAATGACTGCCCTGAACCCGGCGAAAAACAGCTGTCCACCGGAAGGACACCGCCTCATTGCCACCACGGACGCCCTGCGTACCGGACTTTTCCAGTCCATCGAGGGCCTGGATCCGGATATCGTCCGCCAGCCGCGGATTTCCACCGGCTCAGCCTCGCTGTGGAATCGGCTCTTCGGCCAGCATTCAGATCGCTGAGCGATCTTTCCTAGACCGCGTAGAGGCCAACCCCCTGAGGCATCGGGACTTGGCCTCTACGTCTATGCAACTCACCTGCCCACTGTCCGGGCCCAGCCCTCGTTGAAATCCATGGAGTCGACAGGAGCGGTGCTCGGCGCCGCGAGCATGCCGACAATTGAATCCACCAGGCAATTCCCCGGTGATTCCCAATTGCCCTGCTGCGCATCATCATTAACCATGCATTCGTACTGGGCGCAGATACCCAGGACCATCGGCCCGAGGATCATGGCGCGCGAGCGCAGTACGACCTGAGGGATCCCGGCGAGTTCAGCGCGCAACCAGGCCCGCGCCATTTCATCGCTCAGGCCTTCACCCAATTTTCCCATCCGCTAGCGATCGATTTTGGCGACCGTAAGCAGCACGCTGGAGTCCTCATTGGCGCTGATCTGCAGCCGTCCATCGGGAAGAGCAATGAGGTCCTGGTTGCGGCCCTCCCACTGCTGCCCATTGGATGAAACCGTGACCCGGCCTTGCAGAACCAGCAGTGTCGCTTCGCCGGGGTTCAGGTGCTCCTGCAGCTGCGTTCCGGCCTTCAGACCAATGACGGTTTGGCGCAGCGTGTGCTCATGCCCGCCGAAAACCGTGCTAGCTGCTCTGCCGTTGGCGGTTTCGCCTGCTTCACGCAGCTGGGCGCGGGCGATGGCGGTCAGCGAAAACTTCTTCATCGAATCCCTGCTTCTCGTCTCAGGCCCGGTGAAAAGCTCCGGGCCGCATGGCATGTGGTGCTTCAAGACTGTCCGCAGCCAGCATAAAGGTCAAGGGAACTGGGGCGCTACTTCAGCACCAGCTGAGCGATCACCGGTAGGGCGATGACCGACAGGACGCAGGTAATGACAATGGCCACCGCGGTCGGCTCACCGTCGCCGGTGTCATTCTGCGCCATGATATAGGCAGTCGCGCTGACCGGCATGGCTGCCATGAGCACCGCTGCGTTGAACCAGATGCGATCCAGATCCGGGGCGAAAGCAAGCAGCATGGCCACCGTGAGCAATGGCAATGCCACCAGCTTTCCCAGCACCATGACCGCGATTGATGTCTTGGCCCACTTCACGGTGCCTGCCACCCCGACAGGATCAACCGGCGTATTCCGCTTGGCACGAGAACGCGCAATGGTCCTCTTCAGCGACATCCCGATCACAAAGAGGGCACCAGGGGCGGCGGCGGCCGAAAGCAAGTCGACGGTGTCCTCCACCGGCTGGGGTACCGGAACGGCAAAGAGGACTACCGCAGCGCCCGCGAGCATGGCCCAGGTGACCGGACTTTGAATCAGCGCATTTCGGATGGTTCGAGCAATGCGCGCTGGGCTTGATTGGTGCTGGCCTCCAGCTCCACTGGGCAGCAGGATTTGGGCCAGGACAGGGAATCCGAGCATGAAGATGACGTTGTGAACCAGCTGGCCCATGCCGGCAGCGAAGCCAGCCTGCGGGCCCATCACGCCCAGGATAATGGGAATCCCAAGATAGGAGACGTTGCCGAAGCTCGTGCTGAGCATTCCTGCCAGCGCCCGCGCACGGCCAACACGCAGCAGGTAGCGGAACCCCAACCAGAAAAGCGCTGCGAACGCCAACGTCGAGGCGA comes from Glutamicibacter arilaitensis Re117 and encodes:
- the pucL gene encoding factor-independent urate hydroxylase, coding for MTIETTAPTDTKIVLGSNQYGKAEVRLVKITRDTPRHQIQDLNVTSQLHGDFTAAHIDGDNSHVVATDTQKNTVYGLARNGVGTVEEFLLQLGEHFTGSFDWVTGGRWAAQQFFWDRINDHDHAFSQNKSEVRTAVLEIGDDGKKSIVAGLEDLTVLKSTGSEFHGFPVDKYTVLKETTDRILATDVTARWRYTDQGLEAGIDFDGVYASVRNLLLTRFASTHSYALQQSMFQMGKAVLEAHPEIAEIRMSLPNKHHFLVDLDAFGQDNPNEVFFAADRPYGLIEATITREETESNHPIWSNIPAFA
- the uraH gene encoding hydroxyisourate hydrolase translates to MPAANEERSQITTHILDTGTGRPASGVKAMLEAKSASGWQEIGSGSTDADGRIKNLGPVQVEAGHYRISFETGAYFGKQGTETFFPAVTIDFFVNDVAEHYHVPLLISPFAYSTYRGS
- the uraD gene encoding 2-oxo-4-hydroxy-4-carboxy-5-ureidoimidazoline decarboxylase, with translation MRLDVFNELPAGEAANFLRPCVDLDRWIDTLVSARPFHSLHALSSFALQHVSAFSPGEISAALAHHPRIGERAPGASREADLSRGEQASLKLDGDASERLEAANRAYEQRFNRVFLIRAAGRSTEEILAECERRLGNDEENELREVGEQLRQIAVLRLKDSVQD
- a CDS encoding cupin domain-containing protein, whose protein sequence is MKKFSLTAIARAQLREAGETANGRAASTVFGGHEHTLRQTVIGLKAGTQLQEHLNPGEATLLVLQGRVTVSSNGQQWEGRNQDLIALPDGRLQISANEDSSVLLTVAKIDR
- a CDS encoding AEC family transporter, with amino-acid sequence MFLDVFYGVLPLFFVMLIGYAASYAPKFPPGVEPALNVFVFYVALPALLYKVVARADISDGIPGSFLWISVASTLAFAALFWLGFRYLLRVGRARALAGMLSTSFGNVSYLGIPIILGVMGPQAGFAAGMGQLVHNVIFMLGFPVLAQILLPSGAGGQHQSSPARIARTIRNALIQSPVTWAMLAGAAVVLFAVPVPQPVEDTVDLLSAAAAPGALFVIGMSLKRTIARSRAKRNTPVDPVGVAGTVKWAKTSIAVMVLGKLVALPLLTVAMLLAFAPDLDRIWFNAAVLMAAMPVSATAYIMAQNDTGDGEPTAVAIVITCVLSVIALPVIAQLVLK